Proteins encoded by one window of Musa acuminata AAA Group cultivar baxijiao chromosome BXJ2-9, Cavendish_Baxijiao_AAA, whole genome shotgun sequence:
- the LOC135623882 gene encoding uncharacterized protein LOC135623882, protein MEAGAQESVGGGGAGEDVTVRAARKRFERLLAVRCKAMKGKGAWYWAHLEPVMVADAGSGNPAVAKLRCSLCAALFSASNPSRTASEHLKRGACSNFSSPSSATPTPTPSLAAASAAVDPVPISSLPPPSPRLRPHYPPSRRRSIPAPTPPRPPLVLSGGKEDLVALARLEDSVKKLKSPLASPAAALPKPQADAALTLLADWLLEYGGAVSPSALDHPKFQSFLNQVGLSSISPCQLVLSHLEARYLEVLSDSEDRIRDAAFFQLASDGWKSSATSSDHTLVSFVANLPNGSTLFHRSLLTTGGAPSDYAEEVLWDVVARLCGGLVDRCAGIIADRFNKKALLNLESRNQRMVNLSCQLQAFNSLIKDFAHQLPLFAKVSANCLKLANFVNNQSQVRSIFLKYQLEEHGHSRLLRSHCSTGLAVVEDVTEFARTIQMAVLDEDYKVVCLEEPSAREMAELIQDGGFWTELEAVHSLVSLVKAMAREIEMERPLIGQCLPLWDELRSKLGDWRTKYGIDGGLVDNVIDQRFKKNYHPAWSAAFVLDPLFLIKDTSGKYLPPFKCLSPEQDKDVDKLIMRLVSPEEAHVALMELMKWRSEGLDPLYAQAVQVKQHDPSTGKMRNANPQSRRLVWETCLTEFKCLQKVAVRLIFLHATSGELKHNSTLIRWMCTHAQSRAAQKMAFLTVHSKIGRRDFLSDEEKDAELFNMAENEDASAA, encoded by the coding sequence ATGGAGGCGGGGGCGCAGGAGTCCGTCGGCGGTGGAGGGGCGGGCGAGGACGTCACCGTCAGGGCGGCACGGAAGCGGTTCGAGCGGCTCTTGGCGGTAAGATGCAAGGCGATGAAGGGGAAGGGTGCGTGGTACTGGGCCCACCTGGAGCCTGTCATGGTGGCGGACGCGGGGTCGGGGAACCCCGCCGTGGCGAAGCTCCGGTGTTCACTCTGCGCTGCGCTCTTCTCCGCGTCCAACCCCTCCCGCACCGCCTCCGAGCACCTCAAGCGCGGCGCCTGCTCCAACTTCTCTTCCCCCTCTTCcgccacccccacccccaccccctcccTTGCCGCGGCCTCCGCGGCTGTCGACCCCGTTCCCATCTCCTCGCTCCCCCCGCCCTCCCCCCGCCTCCGCCCTCATTATCCCCCCTCGCGGAGGCGCTCCATCCCTGCACCGACGCCACCCAGGCCGCCCCTCGTTCTTTCCGGCGGCAAGGAGGACCTCGTCGCGCTGGCGAGGCTGGAGGACAGCGTGAAGAAGCTGAAGAGCCCCTTGGCATCCCCGGCCGCCGCCCTCCCTAAACCCCAGGCTGACGCCGCCCTCACCCTGCTCGCCGACTGGCTCCTCGAATACGGCGGCGCCGTCTCCCCCTCCGCGCTCGACCACCCAAAGTTCCAATCTTTCCTCAACCAGGTCGGCCTTTCTTCTATTTCACCTTGCCAACTGGTCTTATCCCACCTCGAAGCTCGATATCTCGAGGTCCTGTCGGACTCCGAGGACAGAATCCGCGACGCTGCCTTCTTCCAGCTCGCTTCCGATGGCTGGAAGTCGTCAGCCACGTCTTCGGATCATACGCTGGTGAGCTTCGTGGCGAACCTCCCCAACGGGTCCACATTGTTCCACCGGTCGTTGCTCACCACCGGAGGAGCCCCTTCCGACTATGCCGAGGAGGTCCTGTGGGATGTCGTCGCCAGGCTGTGCGGTGGTCTCGTCGACCGGTGCGCCGGCATCATCGCCGACCGCTTCAACAAGAAGGCCCTTCTGAACCTCGAGAGCCGTAACCAAAGAATGGTGAATCTCTCCTGCCAACTCCAGGCCTTCAACAGCTTGATCAAGGACTTCGCCCATCAACTCCCCCTCTTCGCGAAGGTCTCCGCTAATTGCTTGAAGCTGGCCAACTTCGTGAACAACCAGTCTCAAGTTAGAAGCATCTTTCTCAAGTACCAGCTCGAGGAACATGGGCACTCCCGCCTTCTGAGGAGCCATTGCAGCACCGGCCTCGCTGTGGTGGAGGATGTCACGGAGTTTGCTCGTACGATCCAGATGGCTGTCCTCGACGAGGACTACAAGGTTGTCTGTCTCGAGGAGCCATCTGCGAGAGAAATGGCGGAGCTGATTCAAGATGGTGGATTTTGGACTGAGCTGGAGGCAGTTCATTCGTTGGTTAGCTTGGTTAAGGCCATGGCTCGAGAAATAGAGATGGAGAGGCCATTGATCGGGCAATGCCTGCCGCTGTGGGATGAGCTGCGGTCGAAGCTCGGAGACTGGAGGACCAAGTATGGCATCGACGGTGGGCTCGTCGACAACGTGATCGATCAAAGGTTCAAGAAGAACTACCACCCGGCATGGTCGGCAGCATTCGTGCTGGATCCGCTTTTCTTGATCAAGGACACCAGCGGGAAGTACCTTCCACCTTTCAAGTGCTTGTCGCCGGAGCAGGACAAGGATGTGGACAAGCTAATCATGCGATTGGTGTCGCCGGAAGAAGCCCATGTCGCGCTGATGGAGCTGATGAAATGGAGGTCGGAGGGATTGGATCCGCTTTACGCGCAGGCCGTGCAGGTAAAACAGCATGACCCATCGACCGGGAAGATGAGGAATGCCAACCCACAGAGTCGCAGGCTGGTGTGGGAGACATGTTTGACTGAATTCAAATGCCTTCAGAAAGTGGCTGTGAGGCTCATTTTCCTTCACGCCACTTCCGGTGAACTCAAGCACAACTCAACATTGATCCGGTGGATGTGTACGCATGCACAATCAAGAGCTGCACAGAAGATGGCTTTTCTCACCGTGCACTCAAAGATTGGAAGGAGGGATTTCTTGAGCGACGAGGAGAAGGATGCAGAACTCTTTAACATGGCCGAAAACGAGGATGCCTCCGCAGCGTAA
- the LOC103998565 gene encoding GATA transcription factor 8 isoform X2: MEDGMGDLFDHIEDLLDFPDDVLGLAEPCGHNGGLLLPSLPVPAANGLPGGVGDDALHGFTTRSNNKFSGEEHKLGSLEWMSKFLDDSDSFSLDLPSCDGINNNANGEDNGVQTKARGHHSFFRTSSPVSVLEADTMGGGGGGDSYSSSSSSSSTSASYSNRGNDTTILLPPLSPPEPPSVLVVPARARSKRPRPATFSPRHHVAAPYLPPSSDAVPVPNPLSAATSSDPESIGESCPAPPPPKKKKSKKKSPATAATADGEESGPPPPVRKCMHCEIQKTPQWRAGPMGPKTLCNACGVRYKSGRLFPEYRPAASPTFVPSIHSNSHKKVVEMRINASQKCATEGAATSSSSSDGCDLLEYIRRRE, encoded by the exons ATGGAGGACGGCATGGGTGACCTGTTCGATCACATTGAGGACTTGCTCGATTTCCCCGACGACGTGCTGGGGCTGGCGGAGCCCTGCGGCCACAACGGGGGTCTTCTTCTACCTTCCCTTCCTGTGCCCGCTGCCAACGGGCTTCCAGGTGGCGTTGGAGACGACGCGCTCCACGGCTTCACCACCCGAAGCAACAACAAGTTCAGCGGGGAGGAGCACAAACTCGGCTCA CTTGAATGGATGTCCAAATTCCTCGACGACTCTGATTCCTTCTCCCTCGACCTCCCGAGCTGCGACGGCATCAACAACAATGCCAATGGCGAAGACAACGGTGTCCAAACAAAAGCCAGAGGCCACCACTCTTTCTTCCGCACCTCCAGCCCGGTCTCCGTCCTTGAAGCGGACACCAtgggcggcggaggcggcggcgactcctactcctcttcctcttcctcttcctcgacttCGGCTTCGTACTCTAACCGCGGCAATGATACAACAATACTGCTTCCTCCTCTCAGTCCGCCGGAGCCGCCTTCGGTTTTGGTGGTTCCCGCCCGCGCACGCAGCAAGCGCCCGCGCCCCGCCACCTTCTCGCCTCGTCACCACGTCGCCGCCCCCTACCTGCCACCATCCTCAGACGCGGTCCCCGTCCCCAACCCGCtctccgcagccacctcctcagaCCCCGAGAGCATCGGCGAGTCCTGCCCCGCGCCTCCTcccccgaagaagaagaagagcaagaagAAGAGCCCGGCCACGGCCGCGACCGCCGACGGCGAGGAATCGGGGCCGCCTCCCCCGGTGAGGAAGTGCATGCACTGCGAGATACAGAAGACCCCGCAGTGGAGAGCTGGCCCAATGGGGCCTAAGACTCTCTGCAACGCCTGCGGCGTCCGGTACAAGTCCGGGCGGCTCTTCCCGGAGTACCGCCCCGCCGCCAGTCCCACCTTCGTCCCATCCATCCACTCCAACTCCCACAAGAAGGTGGTCGAAATGCGCATCAATGCGAGCCAGAAGTGCGCCACCGAGGGCGCTGccacatcctcctcctcctccgacggCTGCGATCTCCTCGAGTACATTCGCCGGCGGGAGtga
- the LOC103998565 gene encoding GATA transcription factor 8 isoform X1 produces MEDGMGDLFDHIEDLLDFPDDVLGLAEPCGHNGGLLLPSLPVPAANGLPGGVGDDALHGFTTRSNNKFSGEEHKLGSCDELDIVQLEWMSKFLDDSDSFSLDLPSCDGINNNANGEDNGVQTKARGHHSFFRTSSPVSVLEADTMGGGGGGDSYSSSSSSSSTSASYSNRGNDTTILLPPLSPPEPPSVLVVPARARSKRPRPATFSPRHHVAAPYLPPSSDAVPVPNPLSAATSSDPESIGESCPAPPPPKKKKSKKKSPATAATADGEESGPPPPVRKCMHCEIQKTPQWRAGPMGPKTLCNACGVRYKSGRLFPEYRPAASPTFVPSIHSNSHKKVVEMRINASQKCATEGAATSSSSSDGCDLLEYIRRRE; encoded by the exons ATGGAGGACGGCATGGGTGACCTGTTCGATCACATTGAGGACTTGCTCGATTTCCCCGACGACGTGCTGGGGCTGGCGGAGCCCTGCGGCCACAACGGGGGTCTTCTTCTACCTTCCCTTCCTGTGCCCGCTGCCAACGGGCTTCCAGGTGGCGTTGGAGACGACGCGCTCCACGGCTTCACCACCCGAAGCAACAACAAGTTCAGCGGGGAGGAGCACAAACTCGGCTCA TGTGATGAGCTTGACATCGTGCAGCTTGAATGGATGTCCAAATTCCTCGACGACTCTGATTCCTTCTCCCTCGACCTCCCGAGCTGCGACGGCATCAACAACAATGCCAATGGCGAAGACAACGGTGTCCAAACAAAAGCCAGAGGCCACCACTCTTTCTTCCGCACCTCCAGCCCGGTCTCCGTCCTTGAAGCGGACACCAtgggcggcggaggcggcggcgactcctactcctcttcctcttcctcttcctcgacttCGGCTTCGTACTCTAACCGCGGCAATGATACAACAATACTGCTTCCTCCTCTCAGTCCGCCGGAGCCGCCTTCGGTTTTGGTGGTTCCCGCCCGCGCACGCAGCAAGCGCCCGCGCCCCGCCACCTTCTCGCCTCGTCACCACGTCGCCGCCCCCTACCTGCCACCATCCTCAGACGCGGTCCCCGTCCCCAACCCGCtctccgcagccacctcctcagaCCCCGAGAGCATCGGCGAGTCCTGCCCCGCGCCTCCTcccccgaagaagaagaagagcaagaagAAGAGCCCGGCCACGGCCGCGACCGCCGACGGCGAGGAATCGGGGCCGCCTCCCCCGGTGAGGAAGTGCATGCACTGCGAGATACAGAAGACCCCGCAGTGGAGAGCTGGCCCAATGGGGCCTAAGACTCTCTGCAACGCCTGCGGCGTCCGGTACAAGTCCGGGCGGCTCTTCCCGGAGTACCGCCCCGCCGCCAGTCCCACCTTCGTCCCATCCATCCACTCCAACTCCCACAAGAAGGTGGTCGAAATGCGCATCAATGCGAGCCAGAAGTGCGCCACCGAGGGCGCTGccacatcctcctcctcctccgacggCTGCGATCTCCTCGAGTACATTCGCCGGCGGGAGtga